GCCGCGTGCTGCCGtccgcccccctcctcccccatAAACGtcgttttttcctttacttttttgtatccgaaaataattaaaaaaaaaaaagtaaagaaagcgaagagaaaaagtaaataaatgaagtaaaagaaCGCTCAAATaccgaaaaagaaatacatgTATGGGTAAATGCATACACGTATTTCTTATGAGGTTGAAACGCGCTATTGCTCAAtttgctcattttttttttgtttcttttttttacttttttttttttttaattgttctTCTCTCATTTTCCTGAAATGATGTCAATTCATTTGACCCACTGAGTAACttaaattgaaaaaaaaaaaggaaaagaagtgatTGAGAGGAGGggacatgaaaaaaaagcaaaaagcaaaaagcgaaaagcaaaaaaaaaaaagaggaggaggagaaaataaaagtacGTTttgtcatattttttttttttcaacacctgagggagagagaagggggagggagaagcGCGTGGTAGTAATTAGTTGTAAGCGCATGTGCGTTATTTTGCATGTGTGTTCAAAGAAAGCAAATCGTTAAataaatgtgtgtgtgtgtgttttttttttttttttaaagacgAATAAATTATAAATGCGCTTTGTTTGTGCCCCCGACCAGGCCTTCGCGgagtttttattttccttttttccttttttgagAGCaatttaatttgtttttagaaggagagggaactttttgttactctttttttttttcctttttcctttctcctttccaTTACTGTTCACCTccataatttttatttttatttttacttttacttttgtgattacaatataataaaaatattactttactttattttcctttcctttcctttcctcttgttttttattgtttttttttgtcactgcTGACTTCGCGGTGACCTCagcaagagaaaaggaaataaatacattcctacatatatatgttNNNNNNNNNNNNNNNNNNNNNNNNNNNNNNNNNNNNNNNNNNNNNNNNNNNNNNNNNNNNNNNNNNNNNNNNNNNNNNNNNNNNNNNNNNNNNNNNNNNNNNNNNNNNNNNNNNNNNNNNNNNNNNNNNNNNNNNNNNNNNNNNNNNNNNNNNNNNNNNNNNNNNNNggaagatgatgatgaagaaaaaaaaaaagaaagagaaaaaaaggaaaaggaaaaggagtgaAGGGAGCGAAAGGagtttattttccttttgtttttttattttgattgAAAATTTAACTTTTAATACaaattttaaatattttaaatattttattctccttttttccctttttcctttttttttaaaaaaaatactatTAGTGttttaaaggaaaatttctgatagaaaaaaagagaaaagaaggacgcaagtaaaagtaaaacaaatcgAAAAGAGCGACAAGGAAGTGTTTATAAAAGGAGAGAAGACACAAAACTGAAGAAGTAAATTAGTAAGTTAGTAGCTTGGGAGAGTGGTGGGTTTCAATGAACGGTTCaaagggagcaaaaaaaaaaaagaaaaaataaacaaacaagcgaaaaaccaaaaaaaaaaaaggcgtaaaaaaaaaaaaagtaaactgAAAggcagcgaaaacaaaagaaaagaaaaagaagggggaagggggaagggggaagggaagggaagaggaggggagggggatttaaaaaacaaaaaaaaatccaaaatTAAAgcacaataaaaaataaactaTGCTTTAAGTTATTAATAACACAACTCTATGAAATTATATGCGTATATAACTTTTTCTTATATGTTGTTCATTCACTTTGATCTGTGACTACTTTATAATTCTCTACATTTTTCACATTATTTTttgaatctttttttttctttctctctttctttctttcattttttgtttcttctttaatTCTTTTCAGTCatacaacaagaaaaattggttaataaatatttttttttttttaaaaagaaagaaaacacacaaaggCGCTGTAGTGAAAAAGAcggaaggtttttttttttaaaaaagaaggtggagaaggggggagggacaTTTCATCGGTGTAAGTTTTCGCAgcggaagggaagggaagaaaattattgtgtgtgtctgtggaATTTCAAgcagcaaataaataaataaataatagtaataaaaaagtaataaggaGAAgattatttacttatttattaatatactattattactaccgTTATTATTACCGCTACAACAATAGAAgtaacaccaacaccaacagcaacggcgtcaaaacagcaaaacagatatataaatatatagaaGCAaaacttttcaaaaaaaaaaataatataacaatatatatatatatatatataaaggaataaaaaggggccggggaaaaaaaaagaaagagaaggggcCATGAAGGGTGCCGTGCCATCCACATGGGCGTCGCTTGCATCCGTATGGAAGAAAACAGTAGGAGAATTTGAACTGTCAACTCTTCTCATGGCGCAGGCGGTTGCGATGTTGGCACTTTATAAAGTAACTAATGGATTTCAAATGCCATTCcgctccctcttctttttcatactTGTGATTTATGTCATTTTACTCGTCCTGCACCTCGTCGGCGctgttcccctccttttcgaGGTTTATGACATTATTGTACGGAATTATACCTCAACACAAGAGGGCGACAGTATGATTCACCTTTGCAGGGATCTTCATGAGCTGGCTGAAACGGAGCGTGCGCGTGTGATGTTTGTTCTCACTCTTGTGTATGTTTTCCTTCAATCTTTTTGTCTACCGGGATCTGCACTCATCAACGCGGCGATTGGTGCCGTCATTGGCCTTCCATTAGGTGTGCCGTATTGTGTTTTAATGGGTACTGCTGGAGCCTCCAGTTGTTACACAATTTCTCACATTATTGCGGGGAGATGTAATGGTCATAACAACCGTCTCGTGCAGAAACTCCGCAAACAAGTGGAGGAGCGAACTCCTAGTGAtttatttgcttattttCTGTTGCTCCGACTTACGCCCGTCGTGCCAAATTGGCTACTTAACATGGCTTCCCCCGTTGCAGGCGTGCCGTTACCGACTTATGCTGCCGGTACGCTTATTGGAATTATTCCACAAACGTACATTTCTGTGAGATTTGGAGAGGCAGCACTCACTACGCTGTCAGGTGAGGAATTAATGATGACACCTTGGGACATGATGTGGATTGGAATTCTTTGcattgttgtgtttgccgGATGTATGCTCAAGAGACGTTATGGGAAAGTGGATTGCAACACGTAATGGAGAGTGTGGAGCAGTAAATGTGAGAAGTACCATACGACACGATACGGTACCATACCATGCTGTGCCCTGCCATGTGGTGTAATTTAAGCAttagtgttgttgttgttgttactgttgttattggtgggagaaaagaaagattgCATAGAAGGTTGGATGTGGtgtgaaggggaggggagaaaagaagaatggaaTGAGAGGGAGTGGAATTGAAGTTAAAacactcacacacaaaagCAAGGGccgtgtgcgtgtatgtgtgagGGAAGACTGGGAGACAGAAAAGGGTAATGAAGAAGCAATAGAAGGGAGTGAAATGTTTCGCGAGTTGCAAAAGTTTAAGACGGTCGCGGCTCCACAGAAGTGTTTTGTGAAGTCGCATATTTGCTTCTCGCCTCtcctgtttttgcttttatatCCTTCGGTATGTTGGAAGGTATTTATcccattattttatttttcattgttgCTATTATTGTCGTTGCATTGGCGTATTTAATCCATTTCTCTCCGTgtatcctcctcttccccttccccttcccctttcccttcctcatttcatttcattttatttcccttccttttctgtttcgctttcttttttcttagcatcttttgtttgtttgtttgttgcggttgtttaacgttttccccccccccttttcacgaATTGCGAGGGCTACTTGACCCCTTAAACTTGCTACTTGTActggtgttgctgtttcCACGCTACTTCTCCTTCTtactcctttcctcttcccctatttcatttcatttcatttcatttgatTGACTGATTAATATATTAGCGTGCATATTTGTACACGTATTTGCATTGAAAAATATTATTGCAGTAGCAATTATAGTAATTGAGGGCGAGACGTACAAGCGCAAATATTATAcataaataacaaacaaaaaagtaaatacaaGAACTatacgtacatatatatatatatatatatccctAGTTTAGTTGAATTCTCGATTCTGCTCGCCGTCGCAGGCTAttttgtagtttttttttaaaaaaaccctttccccccttacaTCTTTCCGCGCATAACGACGCGAGATCAGCCGCTGAGGCACTCCCCATCACTGCCGCCACCGCGGCTGAATGGTGGTGGAGTGAGTTCCCTTCCATCATTGGTAAATCGTTCGGTCGCTCATTCCGGCGCCAGTGCCGTGAGTCCCATTTCAAACCAACAGCTCCCGCACCAACGGGGCCCAACCGTTTCGGAGTTGTTGCAGACCGTAGCAACTCAAAAGCAAGAAATAGAGAGACTTACGGATAGTGTCAATGCCGTTCAGCGTAACTTTGAGCGGCTGAGTGAGATGTACAGCGGGGATCGTGCGGAGTTGCAGAGGTTGCGCACGCGTGAGGCTGAGTTAGAAGAGGAGCGAAAAGCCTTGGCGGCCATGCGTGCAGAACTTGAGTCTCGTATTGGTGGGAGGATGAATGAgattcatgagatggaggagaagGTGAAGGGTATGTGGGAATTAGAGGATGTGAACGCAAAACTACGGGAAGAGTTGGACGAGCTACGGGAGGTTCATGAGCAACAATGTGAGAAGGCAGAGGAAAAGCTGCGGAACGCAATGTGGGAGTTGACTGAGACGCAGCGCAAGGTGCAGAAGTTCGCCATGGAGGTACGCAACCGTTCAAATTCCATCAGTATATGCATTGACTCCAAACCCTCCGCTTCCGGGGCCAgtggaggtggtggaaaGAGCTCGGATGGAAAGGCGAGTGGTAGTGGCCCAAGTGGGCAACAGAGCGGATTTTCAATAGAAGCGGAGCTGTGCGAGGCGTGGAATTGTGTAGACAAGTTATGTGTTGCTTGTTTAGAGGCACGTGTGGCATTGGAGGCTAAGCAGCAGCGTCAGGTGGCGTCGGCTGAAGGGAGGGCCGCAACTAAAGTCAATGCGGTAATGGAATTGCTGCCGGCGCTTATGGCAGAGCTGGAAGACGCCCGTCGACAGACGCTTAGTGAAGGGGAGCGCATGGAACGTCAGGCTATTTGCGGGAGTTGGGGCGATATGTCAGCGAGGGCAGTGGAGAACTGCCGCTTGTCTCATGAAAGGTTAGCAGCGGAGGAGGGGCGATATCGCATTGCATTTGAATATTCTGAGTGGCAGGAGCGCTGCCAGATCTGCGAAGCGGTGGCTACGTCATCCTTTCGTTACTTGGCGGGTGCTCAGGATCAATTGAAGGCAACTCGTATCGCTGACGACGCTCAGCAGAAACAGCACGACATGGAGCTGAATCGACTCCGCGCGCAGATGAAAGAGGCAGAAGATATGTGGAACCGTGAAGTAAACGCGCGTCAGCGTGCACATGAGTCTGCTTTACTTGAGCAACAGAAGTGGCACGACTTGGCGATGAGGGAGGCACAAAATCGTCTCATGAAGGAATGGGAGACCGAGAAGGAATCCTTTCAACAGCGTATAAATGCCTTAGATGAGGAAAGGTCTCACCATGCATTTTCCATACTTTCTGAGGCGCAAAAGCGCGAGGAAGAGCTGCACAAGGCTGCTGTGGAAATGCGTGAGGCGTTTGAAAAAAGTATTGCTGCGGCTTTGGAAACTAGTAGCGCAATGCTCGAACGTTACGAGTTTGAGACACGAGCAGGGCTCCTCAAGCTAGAACACGCGGAGCGCAGTATGTTGCGTGATCAGGAGCGTGAGGATCGCGAGTCCAAGTGCACATCCACTCAGCACCTTAACATCCACCGAACAACGATAGAATTTTCGGCGAATATCCTGAATGCTGCCGCGGATTTCCGGTTAGACTTTCCATCAATGATGCTAGAGAGGACGAAAATTGTTGTGGACAATATGAAAGTCCTGCACGATCAGCGACTACGTGAGGTGCGGCGTCGGTATGACAACGAGATGCGTGTTGCCGCTTCTGTGCCGCGAGAGCTTGCGAAGAAGCTTGAGCAGGAGttagaggaaacaaaatgttCCCTGCGGCAGGCTGCGGCAACGAGTGAGCATTGTGAGGATGAGAATCGGCGGCTGACTGAGCAAATTCGCTCTCTACAGACGCAATTTGATGAACGGCCAGTCGCGCAAGAGATCCGTGTGGATGTGAAGAATTCCCTCTTGACAGCCATGCATCGTCTCATTGTAGCAGAGGAGGCAACTGAGTGTATTTTCTCCTGTGGGTTATGCATGCAGCCGCTGAAATCCCCACTTACATGTGTGCCATGCGGTCACACGTTCTGTGAAGAGTGCCTGTTGAAGCACCCTCGCAACGTTACTAGCCTGCAAGCTGCGTCGCAAATGGATAGCAACAAGAGGGCACATCTCAAGGCTGGAAGTCCATTAGATGACAGCATGCCCGGAAATAAGTCCCGCAACCCCGTGCCATTAATTGTGCGGTACTGCCCAGATTGTGCGCCCATGAACTGCAGCTCCGCTGTGCGTGTTCAGGTTCTAGACTCCCTCTCTGGAAATCTCCGGTACCGAAAGGGGGATATTGGTTTCTTACGGTCTGTCATGGCGGAAGTAGAGAAGTCGTGATGGATGTGTtcaaataatgataatgataatagtaacaatggtaatagtaataaaaatattgtTATGGTTACAATTATGATGCTTATAGGTGAATAtagtttatgtatatatacacacgtCTGGCGTCTATTTACTGTCCAAAAGGTATTAGACATTGGAACCTGAAGGTGCGTTCgtagtttcatttttttttctctttcattttttgttttgtttttgttctacTCCTTGCTTTTACCTTCTCAGTTTTTACCTCTATGCATCATTTTCATGATATatgaatatttatttatgtccttgtgaaagaaaaaaaatgagcgaCCAACTTCCACGACATCAACAAAGAACTAAGAGTGGAGGTAAAGGATAAATGGGGATAAATGTATTCCTTCCTCTtgtatattatattattattgctattattgtGTGCTGTATTAATCCGTGAAAGCTGCAGTTATTTGGTGCTAACAACGGTGGAGACAAAGACTTTCGCGTCGATGTGACCCACAGGATTGAGGAAAGGACCAATAAGCGAGGATCaataaaggggaaaaataagGGCGATAAGCGGatcatctctttttttttttttcttaaggtCATTGCTATCATTCCTTTATGGAGAATCACTCACAACTGTAAATGTAATCGCGTACAAGTAATTGCATTAGTTCATatacctttgtttttttctatacTTAACGTGTGCAGTAATGCACACATCTGTGCGGACTGACGTTTCTCCGTGGGTAACCGAATTATGGAAGGCAGTTCAAATAAATGAGGGAGTTTGACTCTTTGGAGTTTGCTACACGGTGcctgtttgctttttttattcctttttaacTTAGTGATGCTAATTAGTGTACAAGTCacgaaggaaagcaaaatgtAGTCGGCACAAATggatattatatatatatatatatattcctttatACGTCTTAATATATGATTGTTCTTTACTTTCCAGAAGTTGGGTGATCTAAAATGGGAGTGTGttcacaaaaggaaaaaaaaacgtagtTCCAGAAGAGGAACAGCACAACTCATCTCATCAGGTCGGTAGGAAGAGGGTTTGcgtatattatatatatatatataaatgtttaTTTCCNNNNNNNNNNNNNNNNNNNNNNNNNNNNNNNNNNNNNNNNNNNNNNNNNNNNNNNNNNNNNNNNNNNNNNNNNNNNNNNNNNNNNNNNNNNNNNNNNNNNNNNNNNNNNNNNNNNNNNNNNNNNNNNNNNNNNNNNNNNNNNNNNNNNNNNNNNNNNNNNNNNNNNNNNNNNNNNNNNNNNNNNNNNNNNNNNNNNNNNNNNNNNNNNNNNNNNNNNNNNNNNNNNNNNNNNNNNNNNNNNNNNNNNNNNNNNNNNNNNNNNNNNNNNNNNNNNNNNNNNNNNNNNNNNNNNNNNNNNNNNNNNNNNNNNNNNNNNNNNNNNNNNNNNNNNNNNNNNNNNNNNNNNNNNNNNNNNNNNNNNNNNNNNNNNNNNNNNNNNNNNNNNNNNNNNNNNNNNNNNNNNNNNNNNNNNNNNNNNNNNNNNNNNNNNNNNNNNNNNNNNNNNNNNNNNNNNNNNNNNNNNNNNNNNNNNNNNNNNNNNNNNNNNNNNNNNNNNNNNNNNNNNNNNNNNNNNNNNNNNNNNNNNNNNNNNNNNNNNNNNNNNNNNNNNNNNNNNNNNNNNNNNNNNNNNNNNNNNNNNNNNNNNNNNNNNNNNNNNNNNNNNNNNNNNNNNNNNNNNNNNNNNNNNNNNNNNNNNNNNNNNNNNNNNNNNNNNNTACGTTTTGTTCATATTCTTTCTATTTGCAAGGATAGTCGATCCAATATAGAATCAGTTGAATTATAGCTTATAAAGTCTAAATTTGCATTCCGTGCTACACTTACCGTTTAGGACGACGGTAGTGCATGTGAAGAGacaagtgtgtgtgtaagaAAAGTACAACAATTTAAGCATCTGTGAAAAAAATAGGAACCCGTCCTGGTTGTCCATCTACCATTGAAAAATTGGAATGACACATTTACAACAATTCACAAAGAAATTATCAACGCCTCACACCAGCAAAGAGTCAACATATAAGAACACAACAACTATATCAACTAAGGACAAGCTaccttaaaaaaattaagaaaataacggaagggggaaaaaagcacAGCAACGCCGGACGAAAATTAATTtaaacaagacaaaaaagttaAAGCAAATCAACCATTCTTCCACAGCAACTGTTAACGCGAAATAATatatttccaaaaaaaaaaagaaatccacAAAGCGCAAAAGAGAGTAAAAGAATATTAAAGATGTGCCATCACAACGATAACTACAAAAAAAGATCGAAAGTACGAATTTGCTTTGCACTGTCGATTCGTTTCTATGACGGTATGCTTTATGTTATCGTTGCTGTGCAGCAGATCTTTTGACAAGTGTTTATTGTAATTGTGGTGTTGTGTGATGCAGCGGTAGATTGGACGTGTGTGTACACTTGCAGCAGTGCCTCGCACAAATCGTATCTCCTCCCGGGACTTGTGCATGCAAGTTCCCCAATTTTTAACCCGTGGCCTTGTCACCCGTTACGCTGTGTCtgcttttcgtttgttttgtctctttctctcaaattcctttttgcttctacctTCTGTTTATTGATGCGTGTGATAGTGTTTTCCGCTATCGGAACCAGAAGACCATAAGCAAGGTAACATCTGAGGCCAACCCAATtgccatcattttctttgtcgTGAATTGTGAAGCAAACCTTTACCAAGCGTTATTTGAATAGCGGTGTACACGATGTttttgaaggagggaaacagtGAAATGCGGTTGAGCGGAGCTACGTTCTTGAAGGGCGCTGTTGATGATTTCAATGCATGTGAGTCCCCTGTTTTATCATCCGGAAGCAGTTTGGTTCTTACAAGTCCTGCTCTGAGCACCTCAGACACGTGCCGATCTGTGATGCGTGAAACCGTCCCTTCCGTTTGTACTGGCGCAGGCCTCAGCAGTCGCTGCTCAACTGATTGCACTGTGCTGAAGTGTGTGAACCCGCTGCATGTTAAGTTCCAGGAGCCGTCAGGGTTGTCAGGGGCTGATTCAGTGGACTCGTTTGACTCGTTGGGTGACCTTTCCGAGTTGCATGAGGAACATCAAcatgtttcttctgttgccTCTGAAAAGCCTTTGACCCTTCACGATGTGCCGGAATCCGTCCTGTATGGTGCCATTCCATACCTTTCTCTTCCAGACGTCATTGCCTTATCACGGACATGTAAGAAGTTTCACAAACTGGTGCAGGGATACTTTGCAGTGAATGAGCATGGCGTGATGAGCATCCCCGCCTTTGACACCCGCAGCTTCATGCAGTACCGTCCAGAGAGGAAACCTCCGGTAACGAAGGCCTCATCTATGGAACCCGCAACGAAAGCTTCGGACGTGAAGCCCATCCGTCTGTTTTTTGGCCAGCAACGACGGGACCCACACCCCTCAGCTCTACGGCGTCTGCTGCGCTTCATTGCACCTGACCTTGTGATTGCTCACATGGAGGCTCACACGAACCCGGTTAACGGTCGGGGCAAAGGCTGCGCGTGGGTGTTCGCCCTGTCACAATTGGATGCGGAGCGACTGTTACGACTCAGTGGGCGTATCTTCTATCTCAAGGTAGCCGCCAATGCAATAACAGCAGTTAACcccaacaacagcatcaaGCTACGCTAAGCCAAGTGAATTCATGGTAATTTAGGTAGCAGAACTCAAAAAGCAGTGAGTTTACTGCTTCAATCCAAAGCCGAACACGACGACCACACAGAAAAGTTGGTAaaagacaaataaaaaagaggaacgaaATTCGAAACAGATTTCTGGGGCAAGGTGCTAAACGAGCAGGTAACAAAGCAAACGGCAGACGGACAAAGCAACCGCATGCTAGGACAGATGAACGACATCACTGAGCTGCAACTTACTCTAACGTATTATGAGAGCCTTAACGGCGCGGAACATAAAGATAATTAAGGAGCTgcaggaagaaagcaaagcaaataaagaaagttcAGCAACCACAAAGATTAGTGAAACAGATGAAACTTGCGCGACCAAAGGAGTAGATAATGTGAAAACCCCTGCAAGTTGGTTGacgaagaaggtggaaaaaagaagttcaAATTGGATAAAGAAGCGGCAAAACAAGCAGCCCAGgcaagagagaaagatagTAAAACCGgacccacaaacaccacaggaagcaattcttttgtcatcaacaaggcccctcttttgcttgtattTTTGATTCTAGCataaaacttttaaaaattattggTAAAGGATTTTTTGCTAAAttttaataaatatattaaattagtttttttttgagggaaTTAGATATATTTTAccactttttgatgaaaatgtgaaaattaGTGAGAATTTTCGAAACttgaaaattatgaaaattttAGTAAAA
The genomic region above belongs to Trypanosoma brucei gambiense DAL972 chromosome 1, complete sequence and contains:
- a CDS encoding SNARE-associated golgi protein, putative, whose translation is MKGAVPSTWASLASVWKKTVGEFELSTLLMAQAVAMLALYKVTNGFQMPFRSLFFFILVIYVILLVLHLVGAVPLLFEVYDIIVRNYTSTQEGDSMIHLCRDLHELAETERARVMFVLTLVYVFLQSFCLPGSALINAAIGAVIGLPLGVPYCVLMGTAGASSCYTISHIIAGRCNGHNNRLVQKLRKQVEERTPSDLFAYFLLLRLTPVVPNWLLNMASPVAGVPLPTYAAGTLIGIIPQTYISVRFGEAALTTLSGEELMMTPWDMMWIGILCIVVFAGCMLKRRYGKVDCNT